A single window of Bombus pascuorum chromosome 1, iyBomPasc1.1, whole genome shotgun sequence DNA harbors:
- the LOC132908031 gene encoding protein split ends isoform X4, which translates to MSSRGRGFNSRGGSSYRGRGGGSGNEWNSGSTGGNMSSRGGYSSSRGGRFKYSTTSYDSRSKYNSGGSERYSSRGGRGEHSNSYKRPRESYSGRDEHRSSSDSTRKRMRSDSYQGGGSGSGSQRYSSSYGGSSASAPYDDNKGSSSSAVYEDKRQSERASSYHRSEDRHSASRSYAPPPPPRISEMAPPTQRYTSSRGRISHQSSNYRGRISTRGSGRGGGFHRMSSRSDVIMARKRTLHSLDYRRKLLGSRSRDYIQRVRMTTTKLRRSSGTTRLSGSKKESGSGTSMKDKDREMTKAINAEFSDDDEEDDDNKSNWDDDDKPHERDDEEEEEEEEKKKKDEKRKKEKQDRERQNTEDEEEKEDEVKEDEDDRKHEDDEDDGDDEERDENDKTDHGRTTGSEELPSRRDGRKFIKLTCPHCAHRSVTFKEYSLHLYSGRHSAAMRRIASRHKATLTRMRVLQRQEQRRVEARDAARGTLPSRTMFCPICKLNYRSLKAIHQLSDSHRQMKRFLTPFCRTCRIQFRSPMLFETHMCSLDHIKRKSALKERMNAAGNGEAEANSSGPEEDDKEVNLDNFMTLDSVGDVDAEDEESSEKKKEKPENEGTNDTEKKPKSKQMIKVGAEYIKRVEVQFCELCKIYLPRSENSERAIALHCSTRSHLKRYVRDNDDKALRRQAERIHLQSSSSTNNTTTPNAVNSTENAKSPTNSEPPSTNNTLPVTTTDGTNTAESGKAIEQKGVVESEKNMKENKNGQAEDDDDDDYPGDSGDKLWDDVDKDLGDILRETEAGGKSSDDEDSRYDRFRNSDKKQQHSGKDKERDSEKNEIDEKENIKKQELKVKIEKIDM; encoded by the exons ATGAGTTCTCGTGGCCGTGGATTTAATTCTCGAGGGGGCAGTTCTTATAGGGGAAGAGGAGGTGGTAGTGGAAATGAATGGAACAGTGGATCCACAGGAGGAAATATGTCTAGCAGAGGAGGTTATTCCTCATCTAGAGGAGgcagatttaaatattcaactaCCAGTTATGATTCTCGGTCAAAGTATAATTCTG gAGGGTCTGAAAGATATTCTAGTAGAGGAGGAAGAGGTGAACATTCAAATAGTTATAAAAGACCAAGG gaaTCTTATTCTGGAAGAGATGAACACCGATCATCGAGTGATTCAACTCGTAAAAGGATGAGAAGTGATTCATATcag GGTGGAGGTAGCGGTAGCGGCTCTCAGAGGTATTCTTCGTCGTATGGTGGTTCATCTGCATCAGCTCCTTATGACGATAATAAGGGATCGTCGTCTTCGGCCGTGTATGAGGACAAGAGACAAAGCGAACGTGCTTCGTCATACCATCGCTCAGAGGACCGTCATTCAGCATCGCGGAGCTATGCACCTCCACCACCCCCTCGAATTAGTGAAATGGCACCTCCAACTCAGAGATATACCTCGAGCCGAGGGCGAATATCGCATCAAAGCTCAAACTACAGAGGTCGCATTTCAACTCGTGGAAGCGGTAGAGGGGGTGGATTCCATCGTATGAGCTCTCGATCGGACGTCATCATGGCTCGCAAGCGTACTCTACACTCACTCGACTATCGACGCAAGCTGCTAGGATCGCGATCGCGAGACTACATCCAGCGTGTGCGCATGACCACAACCAAATTGCGCAGgag TAGCGGTACTACTAGGCTATCCGGAAGTAAAAAGGAGTCAGGATCAGGAACGAGCATGAAGGACAAGGATAGAGAGATGACCAAAGCTATTAACGCTGAATTTTCCGATGACGATGAAGAGGATGATGATAACAAAAGTAATTGGGATGATGATGATAAG CCACATGAACgcgacgacgaagaagaagaggaagaggaagagaaaaagaaaaaagatgaaaaaagaaagaaggaaaaacaaGATCGGGAAAGACAAAATACTGAAGatgaggaagagaaagaagacgaagtaaaagaagatgaagatgATCGAAAACATGAG GATGATGAGGACGATGGGGATGATGAAGAAAGagatgaaaatgataaaacagaTCACGGTAGAACTACTGGTTCAGAAGAGTTACCTAGTAGAAGAGATgggagaaaatttattaaattaacttGTCCACATTGCGCTCATCGTAGTGTTACTTTCAAAGAATACTCGCTACATTTATATTCGGGCCGTCACAGTGCAGCAATGAGACGAATTGCATCACGGCACAAAGCAACTTTGACTCGTATGCGTGTCTTGCAACGACAAGAACAACGACGTGTCGAGGCCCGAGATGCTGCGCGTGGTACTTTGCCTTCTCGTACCATGTTCTGTCCGATCTGTAAACTTAATTATCGTTCTCTTAAAGCAATACATCAGCTATCAGATTCCCATCGTCAAATGAAACGATTTCTCACACCATTTTGCCGCACCTGTCGTATTCAATTTCGATCACCAATGCTATTTGAAACTCATATGTGTTCTTTGGATCACATTAAG AGGAAAAGTgcattaaaagaaagaatgaaCGCTGCTGGCAATGGTGAAGCGGAAGCGAATTCAAGTGGACCTGAAGAAGATGACAAGGAAGTTAATCTTGATAACTTTATGACTCTGGATTCTGTAGGTGATGTTGACG CAGAAGATGAAGAGTCTtccgagaaaaagaaagaaaaaccaGAAAATGAAGGTACAAACGACACAGAAAAGAAACCTAAAAGCAAACAAATGATTAAAGTGGGAGCAGAATACATAAAACGTGTCGAAGTACAATTCTGTGAATTGTGTAAGATATATCTACCACGTAGTGAGAATAGTGAAAGAGCAATAGCGCTCCATTGTTCAACCAGAAGTCATCTTAAACG ATATGTGCGCGATAATGATGATAAAGCATTGCGAAGGCAAGCAGAAAGAATCCATCTGCAATCATCGTCATCTACCAATAATACTACTACTCCAAATGCTGTAAATAGTACAGAAAATGCTAAATCTCCAACTAATTCTGAACCACCATCTACAAATAACACATTGCCAGTAACTACAACTGATGGCACTAATACTGCTGAGTCGGGTAAAGCAATTGAGCAGAAAGGGGTTGTTGAAtctgaaaaaaatatgaaagagaataaaaatggACAAGCGgaagatgatgatgatgatgattaCCCCGGCGATAGTGGCGATAAGTTATGGGATGATGTTGATAAGGACTTGGGCGATATTTTAAGAGAAACAGAAGCAGGAGGTAAATCTAGCGATGATGAAGATTCTCGTTATGATCGTTTCCGTAATTCAGATAAGAAACAACAACATTCTGGCAAGGATAAAGAAAGGGACAGTGAAAAGAACGAAatagatgaaaaagaaaatataaaaaagcaaGAACtgaaagtaaaaattgaaaaaatagaCATGTAA
- the LOC132908031 gene encoding glutamic acid-rich protein isoform X5: MSYSYHKCSSSMSSRGRGFNSRGGSSYRGRGGGSGNEWNSGSTGGNMSSRGGYSSSRGGRFKYSTTSYDSRSKYNSGGSERYSSRGGRGEHSNSYKRPRESYSGRDEHRSSSDSTRKRMRSDSYQGGGSGSGSQRYSSSYGGSSASAPYDDNKGSSSSAVYEDKRQSERASSYHRSEDRHSASRSYAPPPPPRISEMAPPTQRYTSSRGRISHQSSNYRGRISTRGSGRGGGFHRMSSRSDVIMARKRTLHSLDYRRKLLGSRSRDYIQRVRMTTTKLRRSSGTTRLSGSKKESGSGTSMKDKDREMTKAINAEFSDDDEEDDDNKSNWDDDDKPHERDDEEEEEEEEKKKKDEKRKKEKQDRERQNTEDEEEKEDEVKEDEDDRKHERKSALKERMNAAGNGEAEANSSGPEEDDKEVNLDNFMTLDSVGDVDAEDEESSEKKKEKPENEGTNDTEKKPKSKQMIKVGAEYIKRVEVQFCELCKIYLPRSENSERAIALHCSTRSHLKRYVRDNDDKALRRQAERIHLQSSSSTNNTTTPNAVNSTENAKSPTNSEPPSTNNTLPVTTTDGTNTAESGKAIEQKGVVESEKNMKENKNGQAEDDDDDDYPGDSGDKLWDDVDKDLGDILRETEAGGKSSDDEDSRYDRFRNSDKKQQHSGKDKERDSEKNEIDEKENIKKQELKVKIEKIDM; this comes from the exons ATGAGTTATAGCTACCATAAATGCAG ctCTAGTATGAGTTCTCGTGGCCGTGGATTTAATTCTCGAGGGGGCAGTTCTTATAGGGGAAGAGGAGGTGGTAGTGGAAATGAATGGAACAGTGGATCCACAGGAGGAAATATGTCTAGCAGAGGAGGTTATTCCTCATCTAGAGGAGgcagatttaaatattcaactaCCAGTTATGATTCTCGGTCAAAGTATAATTCTG gAGGGTCTGAAAGATATTCTAGTAGAGGAGGAAGAGGTGAACATTCAAATAGTTATAAAAGACCAAGG gaaTCTTATTCTGGAAGAGATGAACACCGATCATCGAGTGATTCAACTCGTAAAAGGATGAGAAGTGATTCATATcag GGTGGAGGTAGCGGTAGCGGCTCTCAGAGGTATTCTTCGTCGTATGGTGGTTCATCTGCATCAGCTCCTTATGACGATAATAAGGGATCGTCGTCTTCGGCCGTGTATGAGGACAAGAGACAAAGCGAACGTGCTTCGTCATACCATCGCTCAGAGGACCGTCATTCAGCATCGCGGAGCTATGCACCTCCACCACCCCCTCGAATTAGTGAAATGGCACCTCCAACTCAGAGATATACCTCGAGCCGAGGGCGAATATCGCATCAAAGCTCAAACTACAGAGGTCGCATTTCAACTCGTGGAAGCGGTAGAGGGGGTGGATTCCATCGTATGAGCTCTCGATCGGACGTCATCATGGCTCGCAAGCGTACTCTACACTCACTCGACTATCGACGCAAGCTGCTAGGATCGCGATCGCGAGACTACATCCAGCGTGTGCGCATGACCACAACCAAATTGCGCAGgag TAGCGGTACTACTAGGCTATCCGGAAGTAAAAAGGAGTCAGGATCAGGAACGAGCATGAAGGACAAGGATAGAGAGATGACCAAAGCTATTAACGCTGAATTTTCCGATGACGATGAAGAGGATGATGATAACAAAAGTAATTGGGATGATGATGATAAG CCACATGAACgcgacgacgaagaagaagaggaagaggaagagaaaaagaaaaaagatgaaaaaagaaagaaggaaaaacaaGATCGGGAAAGACAAAATACTGAAGatgaggaagagaaagaagacgaagtaaaagaagatgaagatgATCGAAAACATGAG AGGAAAAGTgcattaaaagaaagaatgaaCGCTGCTGGCAATGGTGAAGCGGAAGCGAATTCAAGTGGACCTGAAGAAGATGACAAGGAAGTTAATCTTGATAACTTTATGACTCTGGATTCTGTAGGTGATGTTGACG CAGAAGATGAAGAGTCTtccgagaaaaagaaagaaaaaccaGAAAATGAAGGTACAAACGACACAGAAAAGAAACCTAAAAGCAAACAAATGATTAAAGTGGGAGCAGAATACATAAAACGTGTCGAAGTACAATTCTGTGAATTGTGTAAGATATATCTACCACGTAGTGAGAATAGTGAAAGAGCAATAGCGCTCCATTGTTCAACCAGAAGTCATCTTAAACG ATATGTGCGCGATAATGATGATAAAGCATTGCGAAGGCAAGCAGAAAGAATCCATCTGCAATCATCGTCATCTACCAATAATACTACTACTCCAAATGCTGTAAATAGTACAGAAAATGCTAAATCTCCAACTAATTCTGAACCACCATCTACAAATAACACATTGCCAGTAACTACAACTGATGGCACTAATACTGCTGAGTCGGGTAAAGCAATTGAGCAGAAAGGGGTTGTTGAAtctgaaaaaaatatgaaagagaataaaaatggACAAGCGgaagatgatgatgatgatgattaCCCCGGCGATAGTGGCGATAAGTTATGGGATGATGTTGATAAGGACTTGGGCGATATTTTAAGAGAAACAGAAGCAGGAGGTAAATCTAGCGATGATGAAGATTCTCGTTATGATCGTTTCCGTAATTCAGATAAGAAACAACAACATTCTGGCAAGGATAAAGAAAGGGACAGTGAAAAGAACGAAatagatgaaaaagaaaatataaaaaagcaaGAACtgaaagtaaaaattgaaaaaatagaCATGTAA
- the LOC132908031 gene encoding protein split ends isoform X3, with amino-acid sequence MSYSYHKCSSSMSSRGRGFNSRGGSSYRGRGGGSGNEWNSGSTGGNMSSRGGYSSSRGGRFKYSTTSYDSRSKYNSGGSERYSSRGGRGEHSNSYKRPRESYSGRDEHRSSSDSTRKRMRSDSYQGGGSGSGSQRYSSSYGGSSASAPYDDNKGSSSSAVYEDKRQSERASSYHRSEDRHSASRSYAPPPPPRISEMAPPTQRYTSSRGRISHQSSNYRGRISTRGSGRGGGFHRMSSRSDVIMARKRTLHSLDYRRKLLGSRSRDYIQRVRMTTTKLRRSGTTRLSGSKKESGSGTSMKDKDREMTKAINAEFSDDDEEDDDNKSNWDDDDKPHERDDEEEEEEEEKKKKDEKRKKEKQDRERQNTEDEEEKEDEVKEDEDDRKHEDDEDDGDDEERDENDKTDHGRTTGSEELPSRRDGRKFIKLTCPHCAHRSVTFKEYSLHLYSGRHSAAMRRIASRHKATLTRMRVLQRQEQRRVEARDAARGTLPSRTMFCPICKLNYRSLKAIHQLSDSHRQMKRFLTPFCRTCRIQFRSPMLFETHMCSLDHIKRKSALKERMNAAGNGEAEANSSGPEEDDKEVNLDNFMTLDSVGDVDAEDEESSEKKKEKPENEGTNDTEKKPKSKQMIKVGAEYIKRVEVQFCELCKIYLPRSENSERAIALHCSTRSHLKRYVRDNDDKALRRQAERIHLQSSSSTNNTTTPNAVNSTENAKSPTNSEPPSTNNTLPVTTTDGTNTAESGKAIEQKGVVESEKNMKENKNGQAEDDDDDDYPGDSGDKLWDDVDKDLGDILRETEAGGKSSDDEDSRYDRFRNSDKKQQHSGKDKERDSEKNEIDEKENIKKQELKVKIEKIDM; translated from the exons ATGAGTTATAGCTACCATAAATGCAG ctCTAGTATGAGTTCTCGTGGCCGTGGATTTAATTCTCGAGGGGGCAGTTCTTATAGGGGAAGAGGAGGTGGTAGTGGAAATGAATGGAACAGTGGATCCACAGGAGGAAATATGTCTAGCAGAGGAGGTTATTCCTCATCTAGAGGAGgcagatttaaatattcaactaCCAGTTATGATTCTCGGTCAAAGTATAATTCTG gAGGGTCTGAAAGATATTCTAGTAGAGGAGGAAGAGGTGAACATTCAAATAGTTATAAAAGACCAAGG gaaTCTTATTCTGGAAGAGATGAACACCGATCATCGAGTGATTCAACTCGTAAAAGGATGAGAAGTGATTCATATcag GGTGGAGGTAGCGGTAGCGGCTCTCAGAGGTATTCTTCGTCGTATGGTGGTTCATCTGCATCAGCTCCTTATGACGATAATAAGGGATCGTCGTCTTCGGCCGTGTATGAGGACAAGAGACAAAGCGAACGTGCTTCGTCATACCATCGCTCAGAGGACCGTCATTCAGCATCGCGGAGCTATGCACCTCCACCACCCCCTCGAATTAGTGAAATGGCACCTCCAACTCAGAGATATACCTCGAGCCGAGGGCGAATATCGCATCAAAGCTCAAACTACAGAGGTCGCATTTCAACTCGTGGAAGCGGTAGAGGGGGTGGATTCCATCGTATGAGCTCTCGATCGGACGTCATCATGGCTCGCAAGCGTACTCTACACTCACTCGACTATCGACGCAAGCTGCTAGGATCGCGATCGCGAGACTACATCCAGCGTGTGCGCATGACCACAACCAAATTGCGCAGgag CGGTACTACTAGGCTATCCGGAAGTAAAAAGGAGTCAGGATCAGGAACGAGCATGAAGGACAAGGATAGAGAGATGACCAAAGCTATTAACGCTGAATTTTCCGATGACGATGAAGAGGATGATGATAACAAAAGTAATTGGGATGATGATGATAAG CCACATGAACgcgacgacgaagaagaagaggaagaggaagagaaaaagaaaaaagatgaaaaaagaaagaaggaaaaacaaGATCGGGAAAGACAAAATACTGAAGatgaggaagagaaagaagacgaagtaaaagaagatgaagatgATCGAAAACATGAG GATGATGAGGACGATGGGGATGATGAAGAAAGagatgaaaatgataaaacagaTCACGGTAGAACTACTGGTTCAGAAGAGTTACCTAGTAGAAGAGATgggagaaaatttattaaattaacttGTCCACATTGCGCTCATCGTAGTGTTACTTTCAAAGAATACTCGCTACATTTATATTCGGGCCGTCACAGTGCAGCAATGAGACGAATTGCATCACGGCACAAAGCAACTTTGACTCGTATGCGTGTCTTGCAACGACAAGAACAACGACGTGTCGAGGCCCGAGATGCTGCGCGTGGTACTTTGCCTTCTCGTACCATGTTCTGTCCGATCTGTAAACTTAATTATCGTTCTCTTAAAGCAATACATCAGCTATCAGATTCCCATCGTCAAATGAAACGATTTCTCACACCATTTTGCCGCACCTGTCGTATTCAATTTCGATCACCAATGCTATTTGAAACTCATATGTGTTCTTTGGATCACATTAAG AGGAAAAGTgcattaaaagaaagaatgaaCGCTGCTGGCAATGGTGAAGCGGAAGCGAATTCAAGTGGACCTGAAGAAGATGACAAGGAAGTTAATCTTGATAACTTTATGACTCTGGATTCTGTAGGTGATGTTGACG CAGAAGATGAAGAGTCTtccgagaaaaagaaagaaaaaccaGAAAATGAAGGTACAAACGACACAGAAAAGAAACCTAAAAGCAAACAAATGATTAAAGTGGGAGCAGAATACATAAAACGTGTCGAAGTACAATTCTGTGAATTGTGTAAGATATATCTACCACGTAGTGAGAATAGTGAAAGAGCAATAGCGCTCCATTGTTCAACCAGAAGTCATCTTAAACG ATATGTGCGCGATAATGATGATAAAGCATTGCGAAGGCAAGCAGAAAGAATCCATCTGCAATCATCGTCATCTACCAATAATACTACTACTCCAAATGCTGTAAATAGTACAGAAAATGCTAAATCTCCAACTAATTCTGAACCACCATCTACAAATAACACATTGCCAGTAACTACAACTGATGGCACTAATACTGCTGAGTCGGGTAAAGCAATTGAGCAGAAAGGGGTTGTTGAAtctgaaaaaaatatgaaagagaataaaaatggACAAGCGgaagatgatgatgatgatgattaCCCCGGCGATAGTGGCGATAAGTTATGGGATGATGTTGATAAGGACTTGGGCGATATTTTAAGAGAAACAGAAGCAGGAGGTAAATCTAGCGATGATGAAGATTCTCGTTATGATCGTTTCCGTAATTCAGATAAGAAACAACAACATTCTGGCAAGGATAAAGAAAGGGACAGTGAAAAGAACGAAatagatgaaaaagaaaatataaaaaagcaaGAACtgaaagtaaaaattgaaaaaatagaCATGTAA
- the LOC132908031 gene encoding protein split ends isoform X1 has translation MSYSYHKCSSSMSSRGRGFNSRGGSSYRGRGGGSGNEWNSGSTGGNMSSRGGYSSSRGGRFKYSTTSYDSRSKYNSGGSERYSSRGGRGEHSNSYKRPRESYSGRDEHRSSSDSTRKRMRSDSYQGGGSGSGSQRYSSSYGGSSASAPYDDNKGSSSSAVYEDKRQSERASSYHRSEDRHSASRSYAPPPPPRISEMAPPTQRYTSSRGRISHQSSNYRGRISTRGSGRGGGFHRMSSRSDVIMARKRTLHSLDYRRKLLGSRSRDYIQRVRMTTTKLRRSSGTTRLSGSKKESGSGTSMKDKDREMTKAINAEFSDDDEEDDDNKSNWDDDDKPHERDDEEEEEEEEKKKKDEKRKKEKQDRERQNTEDEEEKEDEVKEDEDDRKHEDDEDDGDDEERDENDKTDHGRTTGSEELPSRRDGRKFIKLTCPHCAHRSVTFKEYSLHLYSGRHSAAMRRIASRHKATLTRMRVLQRQEQRRVEARDAARGTLPSRTMFCPICKLNYRSLKAIHQLSDSHRQMKRFLTPFCRTCRIQFRSPMLFETHMCSLDHIKRKSALKERMNAAGNGEAEANSSGPEEDDKEVNLDNFMTLDSVGDVDAEDEESSEKKKEKPENEGTNDTEKKPKSKQMIKVGAEYIKRVEVQFCELCKIYLPRSENSERAIALHCSTRSHLKRYVRDNDDKALRRQAERIHLQSSSSTNNTTTPNAVNSTENAKSPTNSEPPSTNNTLPVTTTDGTNTAESGKAIEQKGVVESEKNMKENKNGQAEDDDDDDYPGDSGDKLWDDVDKDLGDILRETEAGGKSSDDEDSRYDRFRNSDKKQQHSGKDKERDSEKNEIDEKENIKKQELKVKIEKIDM, from the exons ATGAGTTATAGCTACCATAAATGCAG ctCTAGTATGAGTTCTCGTGGCCGTGGATTTAATTCTCGAGGGGGCAGTTCTTATAGGGGAAGAGGAGGTGGTAGTGGAAATGAATGGAACAGTGGATCCACAGGAGGAAATATGTCTAGCAGAGGAGGTTATTCCTCATCTAGAGGAGgcagatttaaatattcaactaCCAGTTATGATTCTCGGTCAAAGTATAATTCTG gAGGGTCTGAAAGATATTCTAGTAGAGGAGGAAGAGGTGAACATTCAAATAGTTATAAAAGACCAAGG gaaTCTTATTCTGGAAGAGATGAACACCGATCATCGAGTGATTCAACTCGTAAAAGGATGAGAAGTGATTCATATcag GGTGGAGGTAGCGGTAGCGGCTCTCAGAGGTATTCTTCGTCGTATGGTGGTTCATCTGCATCAGCTCCTTATGACGATAATAAGGGATCGTCGTCTTCGGCCGTGTATGAGGACAAGAGACAAAGCGAACGTGCTTCGTCATACCATCGCTCAGAGGACCGTCATTCAGCATCGCGGAGCTATGCACCTCCACCACCCCCTCGAATTAGTGAAATGGCACCTCCAACTCAGAGATATACCTCGAGCCGAGGGCGAATATCGCATCAAAGCTCAAACTACAGAGGTCGCATTTCAACTCGTGGAAGCGGTAGAGGGGGTGGATTCCATCGTATGAGCTCTCGATCGGACGTCATCATGGCTCGCAAGCGTACTCTACACTCACTCGACTATCGACGCAAGCTGCTAGGATCGCGATCGCGAGACTACATCCAGCGTGTGCGCATGACCACAACCAAATTGCGCAGgag TAGCGGTACTACTAGGCTATCCGGAAGTAAAAAGGAGTCAGGATCAGGAACGAGCATGAAGGACAAGGATAGAGAGATGACCAAAGCTATTAACGCTGAATTTTCCGATGACGATGAAGAGGATGATGATAACAAAAGTAATTGGGATGATGATGATAAG CCACATGAACgcgacgacgaagaagaagaggaagaggaagagaaaaagaaaaaagatgaaaaaagaaagaaggaaaaacaaGATCGGGAAAGACAAAATACTGAAGatgaggaagagaaagaagacgaagtaaaagaagatgaagatgATCGAAAACATGAG GATGATGAGGACGATGGGGATGATGAAGAAAGagatgaaaatgataaaacagaTCACGGTAGAACTACTGGTTCAGAAGAGTTACCTAGTAGAAGAGATgggagaaaatttattaaattaacttGTCCACATTGCGCTCATCGTAGTGTTACTTTCAAAGAATACTCGCTACATTTATATTCGGGCCGTCACAGTGCAGCAATGAGACGAATTGCATCACGGCACAAAGCAACTTTGACTCGTATGCGTGTCTTGCAACGACAAGAACAACGACGTGTCGAGGCCCGAGATGCTGCGCGTGGTACTTTGCCTTCTCGTACCATGTTCTGTCCGATCTGTAAACTTAATTATCGTTCTCTTAAAGCAATACATCAGCTATCAGATTCCCATCGTCAAATGAAACGATTTCTCACACCATTTTGCCGCACCTGTCGTATTCAATTTCGATCACCAATGCTATTTGAAACTCATATGTGTTCTTTGGATCACATTAAG AGGAAAAGTgcattaaaagaaagaatgaaCGCTGCTGGCAATGGTGAAGCGGAAGCGAATTCAAGTGGACCTGAAGAAGATGACAAGGAAGTTAATCTTGATAACTTTATGACTCTGGATTCTGTAGGTGATGTTGACG CAGAAGATGAAGAGTCTtccgagaaaaagaaagaaaaaccaGAAAATGAAGGTACAAACGACACAGAAAAGAAACCTAAAAGCAAACAAATGATTAAAGTGGGAGCAGAATACATAAAACGTGTCGAAGTACAATTCTGTGAATTGTGTAAGATATATCTACCACGTAGTGAGAATAGTGAAAGAGCAATAGCGCTCCATTGTTCAACCAGAAGTCATCTTAAACG ATATGTGCGCGATAATGATGATAAAGCATTGCGAAGGCAAGCAGAAAGAATCCATCTGCAATCATCGTCATCTACCAATAATACTACTACTCCAAATGCTGTAAATAGTACAGAAAATGCTAAATCTCCAACTAATTCTGAACCACCATCTACAAATAACACATTGCCAGTAACTACAACTGATGGCACTAATACTGCTGAGTCGGGTAAAGCAATTGAGCAGAAAGGGGTTGTTGAAtctgaaaaaaatatgaaagagaataaaaatggACAAGCGgaagatgatgatgatgatgattaCCCCGGCGATAGTGGCGATAAGTTATGGGATGATGTTGATAAGGACTTGGGCGATATTTTAAGAGAAACAGAAGCAGGAGGTAAATCTAGCGATGATGAAGATTCTCGTTATGATCGTTTCCGTAATTCAGATAAGAAACAACAACATTCTGGCAAGGATAAAGAAAGGGACAGTGAAAAGAACGAAatagatgaaaaagaaaatataaaaaagcaaGAACtgaaagtaaaaattgaaaaaatagaCATGTAA